A portion of the Cellulophaga algicola DSM 14237 genome contains these proteins:
- a CDS encoding NAD(P)H-dependent oxidoreductase: MELLDKLKWRYAAKAMNGKKVPQEKIDNIIEAARLAPTSSGLQPFEIYVITNQEVKEKIRPVAWNQSVITDCSHLLVFAAWDTYTADRINYMFDLTNDIRGFKNEGWESYRQMLLGSYPQKDAEENFNHAAKQAYIAFSEAITAAAFENVDTTPLEGFDPAAVDEILGLREKGLRSAVLLPIGYRDDTNDWLVNLPKVRKSTEDLVTVID; encoded by the coding sequence ATGGAATTATTAGATAAATTAAAGTGGAGATACGCGGCAAAAGCGATGAACGGTAAAAAAGTTCCTCAAGAAAAAATAGATAATATTATTGAGGCTGCACGCCTTGCTCCCACTTCTAGTGGCTTACAACCTTTTGAAATTTACGTAATTACAAATCAAGAAGTAAAAGAAAAAATTAGGCCTGTAGCTTGGAACCAATCGGTAATCACAGATTGTTCTCACCTTTTGGTCTTTGCGGCTTGGGATACATATACCGCTGATCGTATAAATTACATGTTCGATTTAACGAATGATATTAGAGGTTTTAAAAATGAAGGATGGGAAAGTTATCGTCAGATGTTATTAGGTTCTTATCCCCAAAAAGATGCAGAAGAAAACTTTAACCATGCCGCGAAACAGGCGTATATCGCTTTCTCAGAAGCAATAACTGCTGCGGCTTTTGAAAATGTAGACACTACTCCCCTTGAAGGTTTTGACCCTGCTGCTGTAGATGAAATTTTAGGATTAAGAGAAAAAGGCTTACGTAGTGCTGTTTTACTACCAATAGGCTATAGAGATGATACAAATGATTGGTTAGTTAATTTACCAAAAGTGCGAAAAAGCACCGAAGATTTAGTAACCGTAATTGATTAA
- a CDS encoding NADP-dependent oxidoreductase yields the protein MNKTILLKQRPVGKPTASEFEFIQSDDQLTIKEGELLLETTYVSVDPYLRGRMSDAKSYIPPFEVGKPISSGVIAKVIASKNKNFNDGDYVSGSLEWKTQQVSNGDGLTKVNKDLAPLSAYLGILGMTGLTAFLGLHEIGKPKAGETIVVSGAAGAVGSVVGQIAKILGLHVIGIAGSDEKIEMLTSDFGFDAGINYNETKDMSAAIKAAAPNGVDIYFDNVGGPISDAVLFNINRFARMIICGAISVYNSTEVPTGVSVQPFLVKNSALMQGFIVSNYADKFPEAMKQLSIWLCEGKLKYTETVVEGFDNIPSAFLDLFDGKNKGKMIVKI from the coding sequence ATGAATAAGACGATACTATTAAAACAAAGACCTGTAGGCAAACCAACAGCATCCGAATTTGAATTTATACAAAGTGATGATCAGCTAACTATTAAGGAAGGTGAATTACTACTTGAAACGACTTATGTATCTGTAGACCCTTATTTAAGGGGACGCATGAGCGATGCAAAATCTTACATCCCTCCTTTTGAAGTAGGTAAACCTATCAGCTCTGGAGTTATAGCAAAAGTAATTGCATCTAAAAACAAGAATTTTAACGATGGAGACTACGTTTCTGGATCTTTAGAATGGAAGACACAACAAGTGTCAAACGGAGATGGTCTAACCAAAGTGAATAAAGACTTAGCTCCTTTAAGTGCCTATTTAGGTATTTTGGGAATGACAGGTTTAACTGCATTTCTTGGGCTACACGAAATAGGAAAACCTAAAGCGGGAGAAACGATTGTTGTTTCTGGAGCTGCAGGTGCGGTAGGTAGCGTAGTTGGCCAAATTGCTAAAATTTTAGGCTTACATGTTATCGGTATTGCAGGTTCTGATGAGAAAATAGAAATGCTTACTTCTGATTTTGGTTTTGATGCCGGAATCAATTACAATGAAACCAAAGACATGAGCGCTGCTATTAAGGCTGCTGCACCAAACGGCGTAGACATCTATTTTGATAATGTTGGAGGTCCTATTTCAGATGCTGTGCTATTTAATATTAACAGATTTGCTCGAATGATTATTTGTGGTGCCATCTCTGTATATAATAGTACTGAGGTACCTACGGGAGTAAGCGTACAACCATTTTTGGTAAAAAACAGTGCATTAATGCAAGGCTTTATTGTTTCTAATTATGCGGACAAATTTCCGGAAGCTATGAAACAATTATCAATATGGTTGTGTGAAGGAAAACTAAAATATACCGAAACTGTTGTAGAAGGTTTTGACAATATTCCTAGTGCCTTCCTTGACTTATTTGATGGAAAAAACAAAGGGAAAATGATTGTGAAGATTTAA
- a CDS encoding iron-containing alcohol dehydrogenase → MNNFEYKNPTKIIFGKDTIGKLTNEIPADAKVLMLYGGGSIKKNGVYEQVKTALAKTDLIEFGGIPANPEYAVLMDALKVIKEEKITYLLAVGGGSVIDGTKFLAAAAEYEGAEPWEMLKNKERPTKGMPFGTVLTLPATGSEMNSGLVITREETKEKLAMGGPALFPTFSILDPLVITSIPERQLVNGVTDAFTHVLEQYMTYPAGGLLQDRFAESILQTLIEVGPKVIKDPTDYEAGANFMWSCTMALNGLIQQGVPGDWAIHMMGHELTALFGIDHARTLAVVAPSHYKYNFEAKKEKLAQYAERVWNVTEGSIDDKAYAGIEKTEAFFHQLGIKTKLSEYTDKFEGTAEEIAKRFTDRGWLGLGERQALTPQDAEKIVKMAY, encoded by the coding sequence ATGAATAATTTTGAATATAAAAATCCTACTAAAATAATTTTTGGAAAGGATACTATCGGAAAATTGACAAACGAAATTCCTGCTGATGCTAAAGTGCTTATGCTTTACGGTGGCGGAAGTATTAAAAAGAACGGTGTTTACGAGCAAGTAAAAACTGCCCTTGCTAAAACTGACCTTATTGAGTTTGGCGGTATTCCTGCAAATCCGGAGTATGCGGTCTTGATGGATGCCCTAAAAGTAATAAAAGAGGAGAAAATTACGTACTTATTAGCAGTAGGTGGTGGTTCTGTAATTGACGGGACTAAATTTTTAGCCGCAGCTGCTGAATATGAAGGAGCAGAACCATGGGAAATGCTAAAGAATAAAGAGCGCCCAACAAAAGGAATGCCTTTTGGAACTGTTCTTACCTTACCTGCTACAGGTTCTGAAATGAATTCTGGACTTGTGATTACGAGAGAGGAAACTAAAGAGAAATTAGCTATGGGCGGACCAGCACTATTCCCTACCTTCTCTATCTTAGATCCATTAGTTATTACCTCTATTCCTGAACGCCAATTGGTAAACGGAGTAACTGATGCTTTTACGCATGTGCTAGAACAATATATGACCTACCCTGCCGGTGGTTTATTACAAGATAGGTTTGCAGAAAGTATTTTACAGACTTTGATAGAAGTAGGCCCTAAAGTAATTAAGGATCCAACAGATTACGAAGCTGGTGCTAATTTTATGTGGAGTTGTACGATGGCTCTAAACGGACTTATTCAACAAGGAGTTCCTGGAGATTGGGCAATACATATGATGGGTCATGAATTAACGGCTTTATTTGGTATTGATCATGCTAGAACCTTAGCTGTAGTGGCACCAAGTCATTACAAATATAATTTTGAAGCTAAAAAAGAAAAATTAGCGCAGTATGCAGAACGTGTTTGGAATGTTACGGAAGGAAGTATTGATGATAAGGCCTATGCCGGAATTGAGAAAACAGAAGCTTTTTTCCACCAACTAGGAATCAAAACGAAATTATCTGAATACACGGATAAATTTGAAGGTACTGCAGAAGAAATTGCTAAACGTTTCACAGACCGTGGCTGGTTAGGATTAGGAGAACGCCAGGCGTTAACTCCACAAGACGCAGAGAAAATTGTGAAAATGGCGTATTAA
- a CDS encoding type 1 glutamine amidotransferase domain-containing protein, which produces MNYIKSAILVLSIITGAACKNEKKQASEESSEATITTKKEEKMNVLFVLTSHDKLGDTGKKTGFWVEEFANPYYTLLDKGAKITIATPKGGAAPIDPSSDSPDAATAATDRYNKDADAKERIANTKKLSDMNADDFDAVFYPGGHGPLWDLANDEASIALIETFNKQKKPIAFVCHAPAALKSVKDVDGRTPLVKGKKVTGFTNSEESAVQLTDVVPFLVENMLIENGGIYSSVEDWGAYAIQDGNLITGQNPASSEKVAEKLLEALK; this is translated from the coding sequence ATGAATTACATAAAATCTGCAATACTAGTATTGAGTATTATAACAGGTGCTGCCTGTAAGAATGAAAAGAAACAAGCGTCTGAAGAAAGTTCAGAAGCGACAATAACAACTAAAAAAGAAGAAAAAATGAATGTATTATTTGTATTAACATCTCACGATAAATTAGGAGATACAGGAAAAAAAACAGGATTTTGGGTAGAAGAATTTGCTAACCCATATTATACCTTATTAGATAAAGGTGCAAAAATTACAATTGCTACGCCAAAAGGAGGAGCAGCACCAATAGACCCTAGTAGTGACTCACCAGACGCAGCTACCGCAGCTACAGATCGTTACAATAAAGACGCAGACGCTAAAGAAAGAATAGCGAACACCAAGAAATTATCGGATATGAATGCAGATGATTTTGATGCTGTTTTCTATCCTGGTGGACACGGACCTTTATGGGATTTAGCTAATGACGAAGCTTCTATCGCGCTTATTGAAACATTTAATAAACAAAAGAAACCTATCGCATTCGTATGTCACGCACCTGCAGCTTTAAAAAGTGTTAAAGATGTTGATGGAAGAACGCCGCTTGTAAAAGGTAAAAAAGTAACTGGTTTCACTAATTCTGAAGAATCAGCCGTACAATTAACGGATGTAGTTCCATTTTTAGTTGAAAATATGTTAATCGAAAACGGAGGTATTTATTCTAGCGTTGAAGATTGGGGAGCTTATGCTATTCAGGATGGTAACCTAATTACAGGTCAGAACCCTGCTTCTTCAGAGAAAGTAGCTGAAAAATTATTGGAAGCATTAAAGTAA
- a CDS encoding alkene reductase codes for MKDKIFEAYQLKDIILKNKIVMAPMTRSRAANEGNVATEELQGAYYAQRASAGLIITEGSQVSQDAVGYVNTPGIFTEAQVEGWKKVVKKVHDKDGKIYIQLWHVGRISHPDFHEGALPLAPSAINPNAQSYTPTGFKDTVTPKAMTKEDIQTTISDFKNAAKNAIDAGFDGVEIHSSNGYLFHQFFNGTSNVRTDEYGGSIENRARFFFEVLDAIKSVIPQEKVGARFNPSLDGLFGIIMDEETIPTFEYIIKKLNDDYDLAYIHLSEPFTDVSEIPFAVTEIARHFRPLYDGTLMINSGFTYETGNAVLEAGNADLVAYGKPFISNPDLVDRFIYSVPLTDWDSDTFYTPGKEGYLDYPVKTTQVKV; via the coding sequence ATGAAAGATAAAATATTTGAAGCTTATCAATTAAAAGATATAATTCTAAAAAACAAAATTGTTATGGCTCCAATGACGCGTTCAAGAGCTGCAAATGAGGGCAATGTTGCCACAGAAGAATTACAAGGAGCGTACTATGCACAACGCGCATCTGCCGGATTAATAATTACAGAAGGTTCTCAGGTTTCCCAAGATGCTGTAGGATATGTAAATACTCCGGGTATTTTTACAGAAGCGCAAGTTGAAGGATGGAAGAAGGTAGTTAAGAAAGTACACGATAAGGACGGTAAAATTTACATTCAATTATGGCACGTAGGGAGAATTTCTCACCCTGATTTTCATGAGGGAGCACTGCCGTTAGCGCCTTCTGCTATTAACCCTAATGCCCAATCGTATACGCCAACGGGTTTCAAAGATACGGTTACGCCAAAGGCCATGACCAAAGAAGATATACAAACTACAATTTCAGATTTTAAAAATGCCGCTAAGAACGCTATTGATGCTGGTTTTGATGGTGTAGAAATTCACTCTTCAAACGGATACTTGTTTCACCAATTTTTTAACGGAACTTCTAATGTAAGAACAGATGAGTATGGAGGATCTATTGAGAATAGAGCACGTTTTTTCTTTGAAGTATTAGACGCTATTAAGTCGGTAATTCCTCAAGAAAAAGTAGGAGCAAGATTTAACCCTTCGTTAGATGGGTTGTTTGGTATTATTATGGATGAAGAAACCATTCCTACTTTTGAATATATTATTAAGAAGTTGAATGATGATTATGATTTAGCGTATATCCATTTATCAGAACCTTTTACAGATGTTTCAGAAATTCCGTTCGCAGTTACAGAAATAGCAAGACATTTTAGACCGCTATATGATGGTACTTTAATGATAAATTCTGGTTTTACTTATGAAACGGGTAATGCTGTTCTTGAAGCAGGTAATGCAGATTTAGTAGCTTACGGGAAACCATTTATTTCTAATCCAGATTTAGTAGATCGCTTTATTTATAGCGTACCATTAACAGATTGGGATAGTGATACGTTCTATACGCCGGGCAAAGAAGGATATTTAGATTACCCTGTAAAAACTACACAAGTTAAAGTGTAA
- a CDS encoding pseudouridine synthase has protein sequence MKKHLHFKIYKPFGMLSQFISNDEKEARKKHFLGELYDFPEGIMPVGRLDEKSEGLLLLTTDGKLSDTINQSGIEKEYYAQLDGEIPHEDILQLERGVLIGLSGKKYITKPCRVKALLDPPLLTDPDKKLRIGTHRPNSWISITITEGKFRQVRKMTAAVGFPTLRLIRVRIGTQILEDLQPGTVAQIDSL, from the coding sequence ATGAAAAAACACCTTCACTTTAAAATTTACAAGCCTTTTGGCATGCTGAGTCAGTTTATCTCAAATGATGAAAAGGAAGCACGTAAAAAGCATTTCTTAGGAGAATTATATGATTTTCCTGAAGGAATTATGCCCGTTGGGCGCTTAGACGAAAAATCTGAAGGATTGTTATTACTGACCACCGACGGAAAATTAAGCGATACCATAAACCAATCTGGAATTGAAAAGGAGTATTACGCGCAATTGGATGGTGAAATACCCCATGAAGATATTCTGCAGCTAGAACGAGGAGTTCTTATCGGACTTTCAGGAAAAAAATACATCACCAAACCGTGTCGCGTAAAAGCACTTCTTGATCCTCCACTCTTAACCGATCCAGATAAAAAATTGCGGATAGGCACGCATCGTCCCAATTCATGGATAAGCATTACCATTACTGAGGGTAAATTTAGGCAAGTACGCAAAATGACAGCCGCGGTCGGCTTTCCAACCTTACGATTAATTCGTGTTAGGATTGGCACACAAATTTTAGAAGACCTACAACCTGGTACTGTTGCGCAAATAGATTCTCTTTAG
- a CDS encoding 3-keto-disaccharide hydrolase → MSLASNFFSISLLVLVLSSCTEPTQPLFNGKDLSGWHVDVPAKDSLKDAPSSFIVREGNLVSLGEPRGHLITDKIYKNYRLNIEYRFTKEPGNCGILVHASTPRALYGMFPKSMEVQMEHENAGDFWCIQMDITTEDMILRRGPKNEWGVVEGKARRIKNLTEGSEHALGEWNSMTIECFEDKIKVWVNGDFVNYGYNADETSGQIAIQAEGTEVVFKTLDLTSISKLTD, encoded by the coding sequence ATGTCTTTAGCTTCAAATTTTTTTAGTATTTCACTTCTTGTACTAGTATTAAGTTCATGTACAGAACCTACCCAACCTTTATTTAACGGCAAAGATTTATCAGGCTGGCATGTAGATGTACCTGCAAAAGATAGCCTAAAGGATGCACCAAGTTCTTTTATTGTAAGAGAAGGGAACTTGGTGAGTTTAGGAGAACCAAGAGGGCATTTAATTACCGATAAAATTTATAAGAACTATAGATTAAACATAGAATATCGTTTTACCAAAGAACCAGGTAATTGTGGAATTCTTGTTCATGCTTCTACGCCGAGAGCCTTATATGGCATGTTTCCAAAATCTATGGAGGTGCAGATGGAACATGAAAATGCGGGAGATTTTTGGTGTATTCAAATGGATATCACTACGGAAGATATGATCCTTCGTAGAGGACCAAAAAACGAATGGGGAGTTGTAGAAGGAAAAGCGCGTAGGATTAAAAATTTAACCGAAGGCTCAGAACATGCTTTAGGAGAATGGAACTCCATGACGATAGAATGTTTTGAAGATAAAATTAAAGTATGGGTGAATGGTGATTTTGTAAACTATGGCTATAATGCTGATGAAACAAGTGGGCAAATTGCTATTCAAGCAGAAGGAACCGAAGTAGTGTTTAAGACGCTAGATTTAACTTCAATTTCTAAGCTTACCGACTAG
- a CDS encoding EamA family transporter: MAKSSNTLLIILAFFAIYVIWGSTYLLNKIAVTELPAYMLAGIRFTTAGLLIFGICKVSGISIKITLKQFRNSFIAGFLFLTFGNGVFVWGLKYVDSSFAALEVAAMPLIVLILMRVVDGKKIKPMSIVGVILGVIGIYLLVSQKQIVQQDESLLGMIIIFFCVLGWSTGSLFVSKATLPQSYLVNTAYQMVTAGITLGITSLVLGENWSWPSTWSGPVQLSMGLLIILGSIVAFSAFNYLLKTVSPEKVATSSYVNPVIALLLGWYVLDENITSQSILAAGVLLTGVFFINTKKKLVMFSHFRGKLKNTSEDIK; the protein is encoded by the coding sequence TTTGCTATTTATGTAATATGGGGTTCTACCTATTTACTAAATAAAATAGCCGTTACAGAACTTCCTGCGTATATGCTTGCAGGAATACGCTTTACCACGGCAGGATTATTAATTTTCGGAATATGTAAAGTTTCTGGAATCTCTATAAAAATTACACTAAAACAATTTAGAAATAGTTTTATTGCAGGATTTCTATTCTTAACCTTTGGGAATGGTGTATTCGTATGGGGCTTAAAATATGTAGACAGCAGTTTTGCAGCATTAGAGGTTGCAGCAATGCCGCTTATTGTTTTAATTCTAATGCGCGTTGTAGATGGAAAGAAAATTAAACCTATGTCTATTGTAGGCGTAATTTTAGGGGTCATTGGTATTTATTTATTAGTAAGTCAGAAACAAATTGTTCAACAAGATGAGTCCTTATTAGGAATGATCATTATCTTCTTTTGTGTATTGGGTTGGTCTACAGGGAGCTTATTTGTTTCAAAAGCGACACTTCCTCAAAGTTACTTGGTAAATACGGCATATCAAATGGTTACTGCAGGTATTACTTTAGGAATAACAAGTTTGGTCTTAGGTGAAAATTGGTCGTGGCCAAGCACTTGGAGTGGACCTGTTCAACTATCCATGGGGCTTTTAATTATTTTAGGGAGTATTGTAGCTTTTTCGGCTTTTAATTATTTATTAAAGACGGTTTCTCCTGAGAAAGTAGCAACATCTAGTTATGTAAATCCAGTTATTGCATTACTTTTAGGGTGGTATGTTTTAGATGAAAATATAACGAGTCAATCTATACTGGCAGCAGGGGTCCTATTAACTGGCGTATTTTTTATCAATACGAAGAAGAAATTAGTAATGTTTTCACATTTTAGAGGAAAACTTAAAAATACATCAGAGGATATTAAATAA